The Lepeophtheirus salmonis chromosome 3, UVic_Lsal_1.4, whole genome shotgun sequence genomic interval ATTCCTACATTTGATGGCATTGCTCCACAACTTCCTTCGATTGATGTCgtttggaaaattaaacatattcttGGGCGATAGGCCAGGAGACTTTTTAGTCgaagttgatctattattacaatacactgcACCACACattaccattatgaaaaatatattgcaattaataagtattgcctaattatcataaataattaaaataagctcacaaagtagtacataaaatgccttcaagacctttaaaatagaccagttggcagctgacaattttaagccaatcagcaaagagGAGGAAAAAAGAATTGTAGTAAttgtccactctttcccttgagCCCTTTAATATCAAAATCTCTTACGATAATATATGCCTGCAGATCAAAAAGGAATAAACTTCTTGaaggtttaaaaaacaaacaatcgCGAGATAGATGGTCTCAATGGATTTTGAAACTATATcacattaaatacttttattatatattagggACTTCTACCTATCTTTTAACAACCCATACATCCCTAATAACATTTAATGCAATTTATTATAACTTGAGAAGACTGAATTTttctaaacttattttaaacaattttacatttatatgcaTTTGGCAGATTTAATTATCTGAATCGAAAGTAATgatgatcataaaaaaatgtgtatatactTTACTCAGAGTGatccatgtaatttttttatctaatttaaataaaatgattgtttGACAGTTAATGAAGTGTTAGGGCGatcaaggctaatagaaatacaagattagaccatcatgtaatcgggcttgctagaattttcaatctgatgtattttatattttattgactgctgggcaagaaaaacatatgttgacaaaacacgcaaccactcaatTATTATGACGTGAATATTGAAAGCAtgttggaagtcaaacatcagtcgtacacgcgttatggacggtataaccttgtatttctgttAATCTTGAGGACGAGTAAAGAGTATGATTTGTAATTACTCGAGTATTTTAGAAACTCAGAAATACTTGAAAAGCAAAAGTTTGTAGCACACCACTACCTATTGTCTGATAAAGGATAATATAAGAAGGGAAGGGACGAGGGAAGAAGATCCATCCATAGGCCATAGGATCCTTTTTACTTTGTACATACACAAAACTAAGAATGCATGCACAACGTTTGGCAATTGGTATATTAGCTCCATTATTTCATTACTATTAACCCTTCATTACTTACAGAGTGTTTGAACACTCTTAACATTAAAAGGGATATTtcagtaatataaaaatttatttacgactatatttttttatccatgaatGAATAACCTAAAATAGGGGtaggagaaaataatatttaatttagaagaCTGTAGAGAAGaagttcataaattttttttacccaatAAACCACAtgtcaatattttgtattctgtCGACCacctattaaattttatcagaGTAGTAGTACTTGAGTCTGGACTCGGAGTTGGCACGCGCAAAAAAAGACCCCACCTATTTCGAAATTTTGGGTGCGGTCCTGTCATATAAACAAGAGATAGATTGTAATTATCATGAAATGCATAACAGATATGTCCAGAATGTAGAAACAAGTACAACTAAAGTTGTACTTGGTAGAAAAATTAAgacgaaaaaataaatcaaaacaaaagaaattttgagcgtatttattcatttaaataatatacagctaataaaaatcaatttaagaatcACATTTGTTAATTACAAGCTATAAGTTCTCTCAAAGAGGGACATTATCTCATCCTCTTTGGGAATAAGTGCACCAGTGGCCAATGATTCCTTGATTATTTTGTATCCCTGAGACAACAACCTAATGAAGCACTCTACATGGATCTTGATGGGcaatcttttgaaatttttcaacagCTAATGGTTTTTGACCTGAAAACGAATCTTTTACATCAAtgtaagtaatataatttatgttatgcCTTTAACGAGGTTGAGAGACACAAGCTATTTATTAGAGAAATCCAGGACGGTCGAGAGAAACGTCTCttgacgtggaggaataatgcaAGGCTTGATTTATAAGAAACACAGATCTATTCTTATTTGAGACATATTACTCTGACAATTATAATCCATACATTCtatttatacctataaaaaatgtcacTCTACTTTATATGTATCTTAAataaacacaataataataaaaacataagagAAATAAAAGAGTCGGGGAAAAGGAAGGAAAGAAGAGACAAATacataacaatttatattaaatatataaggtGCCACAATTAGTGATGagttagtccttatttaggacaaaAGACTGCAGttctgtccagttcagtctcgacCTAGCCCGGTTCAGTAATGCATATCAATCCTAAAAAGTTATACAATTCGGTCCtggatgacgtcactcaacttcatttcctcttttttttagttttgatttaACTTATATAATACTGATAGTCCGAAGAACCGATcttaagactagactggaccgaataaataaggattgacacaacactaaccACAATGAACTATAACAAAAAACAGAGCTCTGTAAGTAGAGTTACGTCACCAGGCTATCCGCTTTGACGATAGCTGACTTCCTCATGTGTTTGAGTCACGggccaaaacattcaaaatttaatactatattttagctGAAGAACTCTACAATggcgatatattttgttaaaatactccAAGTATGCCTCTTGTCGTGCATCGTGGGTTACAGGAATCGTTCTTGAGCTGAAGGGatgacacttttttcatttctaaggGGCAAATTCCTTGAAAAAGCAATgggtcctaaaaatgaaatgaaatctttggaaaccataatataattctCGATTGTactctaaacattttgaagaaataagaaattccaactctcaagccattctaacattgtttaaacatctaaaaCCTAAAGTTTCAAGGCTCaccaaaaactccaacaaacCCATTTTCATTCGGGAGAACAATGCTggtgctaaaaaaaattaataattaaggaaatctcaagcaacttttttatttagaatttcaggtaaaaaaagaTCCCAACAATTTCCGGATCATATATACTTAACTCTTTATGTGGAACCTTCTACTTCCGAAAAGAGAAATAGACTTAGTGGacatgaatctaatttcatcaacaatagaagataaaacttcttataatgatatatatgaatatttttttttgcattagttTCTTTAtcgttagaaaataattattgtatgctgtattacagatatttctcctgaggtaaaacatctaaaggaaataaataccaacATACAAATCCAACCTGGAGTctatgaagcaaaaataaagaaatttaagaagaagttgaaggagaaaggtgtcaaaatttgggacgcagaatcaaagtttaagtctttaaaaatgtgCCTCTCTTCAGTATTGAATTCAAACcgtataaaatttttaaatggcAAGTCTTCACGTTCCAAAAATTCATCTAATGAAACCATGGATAATTCACTTCAGTTAAGATTCGTTGTGTAACTATATGTTGTCCAATTAATCTATTGCGACTTTGTACTGTTTGgatgaatttgcaaaaatacaggctttattcaaatcttatgtaaatcaattaaaaaaaaatacaaaaaattgtaaactcaataactgaAGTAGCGGTTCCATTCATTCAGTCGTCCATAAATTTCGccaaatgtcataaaattttattttttaccatgtCTGAGTATGTATGTTAGTATAAGAATGAACATACATTTACGAATGCAAACTacgattatcaaagaaaatagaatagcttCTTCTACTTTCGGAAGACGAAAAATGTGTACGCGAAATTaagtaagttaaataaattattattaaagtaattattccattttttcataataatcaagctcaataaaattatttttttagtatgcatttattgtattaagttcTTTTTGGGCCGTTTGATATATGTCACAAGGGGCACTGAAATCTTGTGacgtaactcttcttatagAACTctgacaaaaaagaaacaaacgcAAGAGTGAAGGAGGATATCCAGACCAGAGTTCttcataattgtacaaaattttatattctggtaaattttgaaaaggaactttaatgaaacttttgaaattcagtatcataatgttaaaattaaagcCGAATAGATAATTTCgttaaaaaaccattttcaaaTAACGAGAGGTTATAAAAGCggctaattttaatttttatctcatCAAAGCACTCCCAATATATGTGGTCATCAGAAAAGGTGGctaaaagtaaaattgaatctgctcattttcataaatgtcATTAGAATAAACAGATGTGGTAGGTTCaacaattgttattttagttCAATATGTTTTGTTAATGTAATCATGCATATTGTCTCATATCTGGGACCGTACCAAACGTGTTGGATTATTGTACTGTATAGGCTTCCGTTAACTTGCTAGTAGTGCTGTAACATTGGTTGACCTAAAGCATTAGGTTTAATGCTTTAGGTCAGTGTGCAAGATGTAAAATAGTATAAAGATCGCTAgcagtattataaataatgtggaatcggcatcaggattttttttaatcgtccgaTGAAGTTGTGCAATAGATCTGGTGCCActccttatatttataaaactcatTCACCAAACTTTATAAGAGAACAACTTTTTCGCTAACTTAATACTCTTAAAATCGTAAACTACTACCGTCTACTTGGATCACAAAATAGGACGGACAAATAAAACGAACAAAAGGAATTAAACCTTTACTATTTCAAGAAtgtattataatgattaatatcaTATGTATTCAGTTTATTGTATACATAGAGATAAAtgattgtataattataatatgagaTTAATTTTACTCTAACATTGAAGAAGGTGAATGCATACGGATAACTGAAacataactatataattttattgaacatagtcatataaatatttattaaaaagcttgtattttgtaaattaatccGACAAAAAGGCTCAAGATTCTGAGCtaagtttaacaatttttttatcggTGGGATTATGAAAAGTGGACGATCTTTTTTTAGACATCTGTGTTATTATGTTATCACTTTCGTTcagcttatttttgtttgaaaaattgaaaaaattaaaggcTACATGGGAAGCATAgtcttcaaaaatatgttttcttttgcATTTCAAGCCTAAAGGAATTATACATTCCCCATTCTTcattaaatctataaataattttataaataagtttcgAGGGTTTGGACTggataataaaatcattttggcTTGAGATGAAGCAAATATCAACTCATTAAGATGATGTGCGTGCAATGTGGTCAAGTAAATTAAATCTGATGCTTTCTTTAGACGTCCTCTAtccatttgattttgaaaactcTTCAACAGAATATGAGAATCATCATCTgagaattcaatattttttgttatgagctcatcagaaattaaaaagttaatgcAGTCACAATTCTTGATCTGGAAAATGTCAACAATTGACGATGCGATATAGCCTGATACGAAGAACATAAGATTGACTTGTAATTCATTTATACTAAAATTAGAAGATGCAAAACTGTAAAAGTCGAGAATTGACTTAATTTCATGCATATCTTTTTCATATGAGTCGtcgttttcttcttttaaatcgtaaaaaaattctgataagTTGAGCTTGCAGGAATTGATTAACACTTTGAGTCGGATTATTTTTTCGGTCTTAACAAATTGTCGACAgttcaaataataatcaataccGGAAAGTTGTTTGTATTGTCCAAAATGGAGCTCTATTGGATCAGATGTAATATTAcctaaacaaacaaactttagtCCTTTTACATCCAATAAATACTCTGAGAGTTCTATAATACTCGATGTGGTATGAATAGCTGTCATAAATGTATCTTTGGTTAATccatttttgtaacaaaacgGTAAAGTTTCCCATGACAGGAGCCAATTTAAAAAGTTGCGTAAGAAGTCCAAATTCTGTCTTTggtttattgtaataaattttcGTTCTTCTCTCCGCTCAATAAAACCTGACTTGGGAATTCTTACAGACGtaatattccaaaatttgttaattatctCAAGAAATGAGGATGTATGACACCAATCCGGATTTTCCggactatattttaaaagtccaTTGATTGTCGATGGACTAAAAAAGAGTTCGGCCAAATTAACTTGTACTTTTTCTATTGAGTTAGTTGCcaagacttttttatttaattggagTTCATCTTCTATTTCATGAAGTTGAAATATGTGGTCTAAACTAgcagtgaaatttttttcctcatcttcatttttttctctaaacgATGGCAAtactaaagtttttttatttaggaagttgctataaatttttttaaacaaatggaCTGTATCAAAGAGCAAAAATAATCGATTTCCTGGTGAATACGGATTTTCAATCGATGATTGCAAGGCTCCATGACATAATTCCTTGTTATAAAATTCTATATTAGAAGCATATCCATCACACACCAATCCAACTACATCAAATCCAAGTTTCGTAATCATTTTGATTGCTTCCATTGTccaatttttgatgattttggagTTAAGTGTAAATACAGGAACCATAGCGACAACATCATTGTAATTATAAGTGACACTTCTTATCATAAAGCATAAAATAGTTCCTGTTGGAGTCTCAGAACCATACAATTTTCCACTAATGAATTCAATGCGTTGTGAAGAATATACTTCATCAAATATCAATATTCCTTTTCGATGTTCTGGAGGTAGCAACTCTAACCGTTGTTTAAGATATGAGTTTGTAGAAGAAGAGGGTATTTCTGTACTTAGATTTAAAGGTCCAGTCAAGTTTCTCAAGTATGAAATACTTGGCATGCAAAAACAGTCTTCATATACAAGTCTTTTATATAGAGAGGGGCTACAACTTTCCCATAAAATACACATGGCTAAAAACTGTATGGAGAACTGTCGCGTTCTTTCTGGTTTTGATAGGAGATCCAACTGTTCAGcgataaaatctatttttctttgaaaattattttcttcattttctatcGTACTTAGAACTGTTGTACACTGTTCAAGCTTGGATTTTGCCGTAATATCAATTGAAAGAGACTTAGCAAAAGCAATCAAGTTTTGAACCTGACTAACAGTTTCAATTTTCTCTGACTGACATATATGGTTATATTTGTCTTGAGTGATAATTGTATTCtgattacataatttaaaggttaaattatcaaatatttgaagagatTGATGAATTTGCGGAATTGTTCCCTCAATAAAGCAAAAAAGTAGATTGTCTTTCCTTTTTATAAGATGAGTGCCAGATGGAAGATgacttaatttgattttcttttttatatctaataaagataatatttctttttcttcaa includes:
- the LOC121115008 gene encoding uncharacterized protein isoform X1, with product MLFKFPFQKTVMPSTCCAPMCRTGYPGTPKDDDVFFHRLPLKNIPLLHCWIKAIHRKDFEPNKHSRLCSKHFKQEDYKAIRTDSNPYRKKPVILIRRNLKIDAVPSIFDRVPAKHPEARQTRRTTASVSPTRFKKEKNPRLKAEVPYFEEKEILSLLDIKKKIKLSHLPSGTHLIKRKDNLLFCFIEGTIPQIHQSLQIFDNLTFKLCNQNTIITQDKYNHICQSEKIETVSQVQNLIAFAKSLSIDITAKSKLEQCTTVLSTIENEENNFQRKIDFIAEQLDLLSKPERTRQFSIQFLAMCILWESCSPSLYKRLVYEDCFCMPSISYLRNLTGPLNLSTEIPSSSTNSYLKQRLELLPPEHRKGILIFDEVYSSQRIEFISGKLYGSETPTGTILCFMIRSVTYNYNDVVAMVPVFTLNSKIIKNWTMEAIKMITKLGFDVVGLVCDGYASNIEFYNKELCHGALQSSIENPYSPGNRLFLLFDTVHLFKKIYSNFLNKKTLVLPSFREKNEDEEKNFTASLDHIFQLHEIEDELQLNKKVLATNSIEKVQVNLAELFFSPSTINGLLKYSPENPDWCHTSSFLEIINKFWNITSVRIPKSGFIERREERKFITINQRQNLDFLRNFLNWLLSWETLPFCYKNGLTKDTFMTAIHTTSSIIELSEYLLDVKGLKFVCLGNITSDPIELHFGQYKQLSGIDYYLNCRQFVKTEKIIRLKVLINSCKLNLSEFFYDLKEENDDSYEKDMHEIKSILDFYSFASSNFSINELQVNLMFFVSGYIASSIVDIFQIKNCDCINFLISDELITKNIEFSDDDSHILLKSFQNQMDRGRLKKASDLIYLTTLHAHHLNELIFASSQAKMILLSSPNPRNLFIKLFIDLMKNGECIIPLGLKCKRKHIFEDYASHVAFNFFNFSNKNKLNESDNIITQMSKKRSSTFHNPTDKKIVKLSSES
- the LOC121115008 gene encoding uncharacterized protein isoform X2 codes for the protein MPSTCCAPMCRTGYPGTPKDDDVFFHRLPLKNIPLLHCWIKAIHRKDFEPNKHSRLCSKHFKQEDYKAIRTDSNPYRKKPVILIRRNLKIDAVPSIFDRVPAKHPEARQTRRTTASVSPTRFKKEKNPRLKAEVPYFEEKEILSLLDIKKKIKLSHLPSGTHLIKRKDNLLFCFIEGTIPQIHQSLQIFDNLTFKLCNQNTIITQDKYNHICQSEKIETVSQVQNLIAFAKSLSIDITAKSKLEQCTTVLSTIENEENNFQRKIDFIAEQLDLLSKPERTRQFSIQFLAMCILWESCSPSLYKRLVYEDCFCMPSISYLRNLTGPLNLSTEIPSSSTNSYLKQRLELLPPEHRKGILIFDEVYSSQRIEFISGKLYGSETPTGTILCFMIRSVTYNYNDVVAMVPVFTLNSKIIKNWTMEAIKMITKLGFDVVGLVCDGYASNIEFYNKELCHGALQSSIENPYSPGNRLFLLFDTVHLFKKIYSNFLNKKTLVLPSFREKNEDEEKNFTASLDHIFQLHEIEDELQLNKKVLATNSIEKVQVNLAELFFSPSTINGLLKYSPENPDWCHTSSFLEIINKFWNITSVRIPKSGFIERREERKFITINQRQNLDFLRNFLNWLLSWETLPFCYKNGLTKDTFMTAIHTTSSIIELSEYLLDVKGLKFVCLGNITSDPIELHFGQYKQLSGIDYYLNCRQFVKTEKIIRLKVLINSCKLNLSEFFYDLKEENDDSYEKDMHEIKSILDFYSFASSNFSINELQVNLMFFVSGYIASSIVDIFQIKNCDCINFLISDELITKNIEFSDDDSHILLKSFQNQMDRGRLKKASDLIYLTTLHAHHLNELIFASSQAKMILLSSPNPRNLFIKLFIDLMKNGECIIPLGLKCKRKHIFEDYASHVAFNFFNFSNKNKLNESDNIITQMSKKRSSTFHNPTDKKIVKLSSES